A stretch of DNA from Scomber japonicus isolate fScoJap1 chromosome 19, fScoJap1.pri, whole genome shotgun sequence:
tttcttttcttttcttttttttatgcgGTTTCTGTTAACATCTGGATTATTTCGGCGTCAGTAACAAACAGAGAACAGTGTATTgtaaagaaaaggaggaggaagggcggggaggggaggggaggggaggggatgggggggatgaaaagaaaagaaaaaaaaaaggaaaattaaaaaaaaaaggaaggagacaaacagatatatatacacatcttTATAATCTGTAAACAGGTCTGCATATAAGCGAATGATTAATCTGAGATAACATTCAACATTTAAAGTAAGCAGAAcagcacttcttcttcttcttcttctatttttttgaattttttttaaatatatttctaaacatttttttttttttgctccaggATGCCACCTCTtgacattttttcttatttttttctaaaaagaAATCAGTAGAAAGAAGTCATTAAACAACCgggaaacaaaaaaataataataataaggtgaCACCGACCTAAGAGGCAAGAATCTGCctattcaccaaaaaaaaaaaaaaaaaaaaaggtcctgcttttcttttttttcttttcattttttcccctccctttctttttttctcttttttttttttttttggcaaagtgaaacagaacaaaaaaaagcctCTATTAAAAAAAGGAGTGTTGGTAGGAGAGTGCTAAAACAATGTAGTAAgaacaggagggggggggcaagggggttgggttgggtgggggggggtctcTGTGCAGTTTGGGGGGTAAGAACAGAGATTTGAGGGGGGTATTGGGGGGTTCAGGCTCGTcgaacaggaaacagaaaggagGCCAACAAAGCCGCAGCGAGTGTCAGTGAGGTGTCAGTCCATAGGTCGCTTTtcactgtgtttctttgtgaACTCTTCGGCGTTCTTCATGAACTTGGCGCGGTCTTTGGTGTATTCCTCCGCCAGGTCGGCACGCAGCGGATGCTCCGGCTGAGGGATGTTCACCAGAGCGATGAGACACTGGATCACtgcacggggggggggggggaagaaaaatATTATATAGGGTTAGGGATGAATAAGGGTCGGCAagatgagaaattaaaaaatacaattattggccaaaaagtaagactgaatgatgaaaatgtcaaatggtgtaaccagaagataatgataaatattaaatatgtttatccatctagagagaaagaaagaaagtgaggaaggaaagatagaaaaaggagagaaagaagagaaagaaaaagaaggaaagaaagacaaaggagGAAAGTcagagatagaaggaa
This window harbors:
- the LOC128379897 gene encoding ubiquitin-conjugating enzyme E2 L3-like, with the translated sequence MTSTRRLGKELDDIRKSGMKHFRNIQVDEANILNWQGLIVPVMIQCLIALVNIPQPEHPLRADLAEEYTKDRAKFMKNAEEFTKKHSEKRPMD